One region of Pararhizobium qamdonense genomic DNA includes:
- a CDS encoding glycosyltransferase: MNDMYGSSRKFVFCSPISPMTTGTAVYFEKILRRILSTGLVDVRDLVILTDSKLIDGVLPKTYLNVEVRDYKSWPHVVANNETWFLFLANNEFHAFAHEIIDDVRNINAGKVISIVHEPSNYMLIRHLSYNRMSGYNPERLVQGMVCQFGEKSRRLLHDADQGLTDNIFNHVVLAQSGLYNKSDEIWTHSRYAAAVLQVEYIGKLQNLPFKIFSHPKDDLKRYSQSGTAPREKFRIGIFGWISLAKRVREVLVGLRLALDRLDHASRLDIELIVVGKLPSDPNYNVINMAEFLHLKENVRFLGYQPDEEFEQLLATCSIVYNLRFPSCGETSGTINLAQGAGAKIVKTAYQAMHEEPAHEEITFLPFLESFAVASSICKNYENWKLGLWDVSFRSNADDELESAPIELGILEEILNGTRNISSVEKLSS, from the coding sequence ATGAATGATATGTACGGCAGCTCGCGCAAATTCGTCTTTTGTTCCCCAATTTCGCCAATGACTACGGGCACAGCAGTATATTTTGAAAAAATACTGCGCCGAATCCTGTCAACAGGTCTCGTGGACGTGAGAGATTTAGTTATTCTGACTGACTCAAAGTTGATCGATGGCGTTTTGCCTAAAACTTATCTTAACGTTGAAGTTAGAGACTATAAATCATGGCCGCATGTTGTTGCTAATAACGAGACTTGGTTTCTATTCTTGGCAAATAATGAATTTCATGCATTTGCACATGAAATTATCGATGATGTACGAAATATAAATGCAGGGAAGGTGATCAGTATCGTTCATGAGCCCTCGAACTACATGTTAATACGTCACCTAAGTTATAATAGGATGAGCGGTTACAATCCCGAACGCCTCGTTCAAGGAATGGTTTGCCAGTTTGGTGAAAAAAGCAGACGATTGCTCCACGATGCGGACCAAGGACTTACAGATAACATCTTTAATCACGTGGTATTAGCACAGAGCGGTCTTTACAATAAAAGTGATGAGATTTGGACGCATAGTCGTTACGCAGCCGCCGTCTTACAAGTCGAGTATATCGGGAAACTTCAAAACCTCCCCTTTAAAATATTTTCGCATCCAAAGGATGATTTAAAAAGATATTCTCAGTCGGGAACGGCCCCACGCGAAAAGTTCAGGATAGGGATTTTCGGCTGGATATCTTTGGCGAAACGGGTTCGAGAAGTATTAGTTGGGTTGAGGCTCGCGCTTGATCGCTTGGATCATGCATCGCGACTAGACATCGAACTCATCGTTGTAGGAAAACTGCCCAGTGATCCTAATTACAACGTTATCAATATGGCGGAATTTTTGCACCTAAAAGAAAACGTGCGCTTTCTCGGCTACCAGCCCGATGAGGAGTTCGAGCAACTATTGGCCACGTGTAGTATAGTTTATAATCTGCGGTTTCCATCTTGCGGCGAGACTAGCGGTACGATTAACCTTGCGCAAGGCGCTGGCGCTAAAATAGTAAAAACAGCATATCAAGCAATGCATGAAGAACCTGCGCACGAAGAAATAACATTTCTACCCTTTCTTGAGTCCTTCGCGGTCGCGAGTTCCATATGCAAGAACTATGAAAATTGGAAACTTGGCCTATGGGATGTCAGCTTCAGGTCTAATGCTGATGACGAATTAGAATCTGCGCCTATCGAACTAGGAATATTGGAAGAAATTTTAAATGGTACTAGAAATATTTCTAGTGTTGAAAAGCTATCATCCTAA
- a CDS encoding polysaccharide pyruvyl transferase family protein, with protein MTVYFIGWYGQRNSGDESFKLAHRALFPGEHIEWLTTAALPQIGKGDVVVLGSGDVLRDFYLRLIPDGVKYFVYGVGADGQADLDVAVAQKERIIAGWFRNYGDVEYLRAHGVHAHYTPDIVFQLAPPENGLAIPSSPQPRKTMTCFFSNDTSQYALETADLNLFARTYTQKREIAQSLDQLSPYYNFRFVPFSFAWNAYDLSFAVDVFAMMKRRENVKIVEEELAFDQVMYEVSTSHVVVSMKFHGLIYAVLAKRPFVNIGLTHKTQQFCLEAGLEELSVSPIAFTAEKFLTSLKIAEAPKTLEKVVEVSAKYRANAVDAGMQFAESLNRHRTSQLDL; from the coding sequence GTGACGGTTTATTTCATTGGATGGTACGGCCAGCGTAACAGCGGCGATGAAAGCTTCAAGCTCGCTCATAGAGCTCTCTTCCCAGGCGAGCATATCGAATGGCTAACCACTGCCGCGCTCCCTCAGATTGGGAAAGGCGATGTGGTTGTCCTAGGTAGCGGCGATGTATTAAGGGATTTTTATCTCAGGCTTATTCCAGACGGTGTGAAGTACTTTGTTTATGGTGTTGGCGCGGACGGGCAAGCTGACTTGGATGTTGCCGTAGCGCAAAAGGAAAGAATCATCGCAGGATGGTTTAGAAATTATGGTGATGTTGAGTACTTGAGGGCCCATGGTGTGCACGCTCATTATACGCCTGACATCGTGTTTCAATTAGCCCCTCCTGAAAATGGGTTAGCTATTCCCTCGTCGCCTCAGCCTAGAAAAACCATGACCTGTTTCTTTTCGAACGACACTTCGCAATATGCACTTGAGACGGCCGATCTCAATCTGTTCGCCCGTACCTACACCCAAAAACGGGAAATTGCTCAGTCACTTGATCAACTGTCCCCTTATTACAATTTTCGTTTCGTGCCTTTTTCGTTTGCTTGGAACGCCTACGATCTTTCTTTTGCTGTGGACGTGTTCGCGATGATGAAGAGGCGAGAAAATGTAAAAATCGTAGAAGAAGAACTGGCATTTGATCAGGTAATGTACGAAGTATCTACCTCTCACGTAGTTGTAAGTATGAAGTTTCATGGGCTTATATACGCGGTACTTGCGAAGCGGCCTTTCGTGAACATCGGCCTTACTCATAAAACTCAGCAGTTTTGCTTGGAGGCAGGTCTAGAAGAGCTTTCTGTCAGCCCCATAGCCTTCACTGCGGAAAAATTTCTTACTTCTCTCAAGATTGCTGAAGCGCCAAAAACATTAGAAAAAGTCGTTGAAGTGAGCGCGAAGTACCGTGCAAATGCAGTGGATGCTGGAATGCAGTTTGCTGAAAGTCTCAACCGACATCGCACAAGTCAGCTGGATTTATGA
- a CDS encoding tetratricopeptide repeat protein: MKFEYLNLVGRGKTKSFLDKAKSAQRSGRWAEAYEAYRMILKKDDRRFGVLVQMGHMSKEMENFSQAEAHYAEALTLKPQDWDLHVQFGHLYNRSGDLAKAKDWYKRANGIHPTVEISELLDTVGDAQYANDTGALRKKTLEQMDSRRFHLALPNAKLLYEQHGLRDFDVILGHAYRELGRYEEAKEMYGYYFDRCLKSNSKHLNDASGHLMNILEISEENQEILKLFSRLKNHYAEAGNFSDFDGERAELLQSHIGKSYGVFKG, encoded by the coding sequence ATGAAGTTTGAGTATCTCAATCTGGTTGGGCGCGGAAAGACGAAATCCTTTCTGGATAAAGCCAAGAGCGCCCAACGCTCGGGCCGCTGGGCGGAGGCTTATGAAGCCTACCGCATGATCTTGAAAAAGGACGATCGCCGTTTCGGCGTCCTGGTTCAGATGGGGCATATGAGCAAGGAGATGGAGAACTTCTCACAGGCGGAGGCTCATTACGCCGAAGCCCTGACGCTCAAGCCGCAGGACTGGGACCTGCATGTTCAATTCGGGCATCTGTACAATCGCTCGGGCGATCTTGCAAAGGCAAAAGACTGGTACAAACGCGCGAACGGTATTCACCCAACGGTGGAGATCAGCGAATTGCTGGACACCGTCGGCGATGCCCAATATGCAAACGACACGGGTGCGCTTCGTAAAAAAACTCTGGAACAGATGGATTCCAGACGGTTTCACTTGGCCTTACCGAACGCAAAGCTGCTCTACGAACAGCACGGGTTGCGGGATTTCGACGTCATCCTCGGACATGCCTATCGCGAGCTCGGACGCTATGAAGAGGCAAAAGAGATGTATGGATACTATTTCGACAGATGCCTGAAATCCAACAGCAAGCATCTGAACGATGCGTCCGGGCATCTGATGAACATTCTGGAAATCTCAGAGGAAAACCAGGAGATCCTGAAACTCTTCTCCCGCTTGAAGAACCACTATGCCGAAGCCGGAAATTTTTCCGATTTCGACGGCGAGCGGGCAGAGCTTCTGCAAAGCCATATCGGGAAATCATACGGGGTGTTCAAGGGGTGA
- a CDS encoding glycosyltransferase family 4 protein codes for MAESVYQVDQLPSLTSVSKTMLKRQSVLLDGPFKGDYSLAIVNRQLARSLLKAGFRVRCYSKERDWQTDAKLKEMPDVYETMLDSYPAKGKYKFHLRNPWPPETSDMVGEVNAYVCFAWEETEIPVYMVDRFNRDLDFMMVTSNFVKQSFKGSGVKIPIHVIGNGCDHILEQSRDNVPAYQKNTDKRILHVSSCFPRKGAELLVDAYCRTFTATDDVELFIKTTPNPHNEIESYVRKATKGLESAPKIKVVNKHWDNSQIVSLYKSADLLVAPSKGEGFGLPFAEAMLFGVPVATTAFSGQTDFCTPETSFPIDYTLAPSGSHVSSGYSLWAQPSVSSIGSAMRLALSDPQQAKRKTEAGRQLILRDLTWARVAERIEKCLFSALNKSSSTDELTPSSKIDLITTWHQRCGIATYSEHLYSTEAFNGRIANIFSRIVIDEDRIDTSDDPDERVNRLWSYDHRGIDRLIDALNSADSPILWWQHHPGHFSYDDMIRVTGVLANSRYKVRVITMHNVKEVALKGELDWVKSFDRVFVHSVGDADLLSKAGQRNVVVIPHGFQRANEGPRSENDVFTIGSFGFLFKHKNIDLLVAAVGRLKSMVADDVRLVLLNCVTDAEQSLEAQRQTETVIDALDLRGTVETDYSFLPENEIVSRLSQCDLLVFPYGDSNETATGAVRVALLAGAPILCSSSPVLNDLSRISHRISDLNIENLAEAITILMGNRTLLNIYDLDARHMMDAFSYEKLAGRYQWFIDETIGSAT; via the coding sequence ATGGCAGAAAGCGTGTACCAAGTCGATCAATTGCCGTCGCTGACGAGCGTAAGCAAGACAATGCTAAAGCGCCAATCGGTGCTGCTGGATGGACCGTTTAAGGGCGATTATAGCCTCGCAATTGTGAATAGGCAGCTTGCGCGATCTCTCCTGAAGGCCGGTTTCCGAGTTCGTTGCTACTCCAAAGAGCGCGACTGGCAGACAGACGCCAAGCTCAAGGAAATGCCTGACGTTTACGAGACTATGCTCGATAGCTACCCGGCCAAAGGCAAGTACAAGTTTCACCTGAGAAACCCCTGGCCGCCCGAGACCAGCGACATGGTCGGCGAAGTGAATGCCTATGTATGCTTTGCCTGGGAAGAAACCGAAATACCGGTTTACATGGTCGATCGGTTCAATCGGGACCTCGACTTCATGATGGTGACGTCGAATTTCGTAAAACAATCGTTCAAGGGATCGGGCGTTAAAATTCCGATTCATGTGATTGGAAATGGGTGTGACCACATTCTGGAACAGTCGAGGGACAATGTTCCAGCCTATCAGAAGAACACCGATAAAAGAATATTGCACGTCTCTTCTTGCTTCCCGCGCAAGGGCGCCGAGTTACTAGTTGATGCCTATTGCCGGACCTTTACCGCCACTGATGACGTGGAACTTTTTATAAAGACGACACCCAACCCGCATAACGAGATCGAGAGTTACGTCCGCAAGGCAACCAAGGGCCTGGAGTCTGCACCGAAAATCAAGGTGGTCAACAAGCACTGGGATAACTCGCAAATCGTGTCTCTCTACAAATCTGCGGATTTGCTGGTCGCCCCTAGCAAAGGCGAGGGTTTTGGCCTTCCCTTCGCCGAAGCCATGCTGTTCGGCGTGCCGGTTGCAACCACTGCCTTCTCCGGGCAGACGGATTTTTGTACACCCGAAACGTCGTTTCCCATCGACTACACGCTCGCCCCTTCCGGAAGCCATGTTTCAAGCGGTTACAGCTTGTGGGCGCAACCGTCCGTTTCGTCCATTGGGTCGGCCATGCGGCTGGCTTTGAGCGATCCTCAGCAGGCAAAACGGAAGACCGAAGCCGGCCGGCAACTCATTCTTCGCGACCTCACCTGGGCGCGTGTCGCCGAACGGATTGAAAAATGCCTGTTTTCAGCTCTGAATAAAAGCAGTTCAACGGATGAACTCACGCCGTCGTCAAAGATCGACCTTATTACCACATGGCACCAACGGTGCGGAATTGCGACCTATTCGGAACACCTCTATTCGACGGAGGCGTTCAACGGCCGGATTGCCAATATTTTCAGCCGCATCGTCATAGATGAAGATCGGATCGACACGAGCGACGATCCAGATGAACGCGTTAACCGGCTGTGGAGCTACGATCATCGGGGCATAGACCGGCTGATCGATGCTTTGAATTCGGCGGATAGTCCTATTTTGTGGTGGCAACACCATCCCGGTCATTTCTCATACGACGACATGATCCGGGTCACCGGCGTTCTGGCGAACTCACGGTATAAAGTTCGCGTCATCACCATGCATAACGTCAAAGAGGTTGCCCTCAAAGGCGAGCTCGACTGGGTCAAAAGTTTTGACCGTGTTTTCGTTCACTCCGTCGGCGACGCCGACTTGCTGTCAAAAGCCGGGCAACGCAACGTCGTAGTTATCCCCCACGGATTTCAGAGAGCCAATGAGGGGCCTCGAAGCGAAAACGATGTTTTCACCATCGGCAGCTTCGGTTTCCTCTTCAAACACAAGAACATCGACCTCCTGGTCGCTGCTGTTGGCCGCCTGAAGTCGATGGTCGCAGATGACGTCCGGCTTGTTCTTCTCAACTGCGTGACCGATGCTGAGCAATCACTGGAAGCACAACGGCAGACGGAGACCGTAATCGACGCGCTGGACCTGCGAGGAACCGTCGAGACGGACTATTCGTTCCTGCCGGAAAACGAAATCGTTTCCAGGTTGAGCCAGTGTGATTTGCTTGTGTTTCCCTATGGGGATTCCAACGAAACAGCCACTGGGGCGGTCCGCGTGGCTTTGCTGGCAGGCGCGCCGATCCTTTGCTCCTCATCGCCGGTCCTCAACGATCTGAGCCGCATCAGTCATCGCATCAGTGACTTGAACATCGAAAATCTGGCCGAAGCCATTACCATTTTGATGGGTAACCGCACTCTGCTGAACATCTATGATCTTGATGCAAGACATATGATGGACGCGTTCAGCTACGAAAAATTGGCTGGGCGGTATCAGTGGTTTATCGACGAAACAATTGGAAGCGCGACATGA
- a CDS encoding MBL fold metallo-hydrolase, with the protein MQLQLIRNATLKLDYAGRTVLIDPYFAEKHSLPSFTGRSPNPMVELPIAIEDILEGVEMVIVSHLHTDHFDDVAMQRVPKHLPLFCQPGDEETIRGAGFSNVTPLSGSAIWQGLTLTRREGSHGLGPVVELMGHVMGFTLEAAGEPSVYWAGDTVLYPPVTDVIAASTPDVIVTHSCGARWDGDLIVMDAAETVAVCEAAPDAIVIATHMEALDHATISREDLRHVADEKGIAASRLLIPADGETVAVGRP; encoded by the coding sequence ATGCAACTCCAGCTAATCCGCAATGCTACATTGAAGCTGGATTATGCCGGGCGTACCGTGCTGATTGATCCTTATTTCGCAGAGAAACACAGCTTGCCGTCGTTTACCGGCCGGTCGCCCAATCCGATGGTGGAGCTTCCGATCGCCATTGAGGATATTCTGGAGGGTGTGGAGATGGTGATCGTGTCGCATCTTCATACCGATCACTTCGATGATGTTGCGATGCAGCGGGTGCCGAAACATTTGCCGCTTTTCTGTCAGCCGGGTGACGAAGAGACAATTCGCGGGGCCGGGTTTAGCAATGTGACGCCTTTGAGCGGCAGTGCGATCTGGCAGGGACTGACACTGACGCGCCGCGAAGGCAGCCATGGTCTCGGGCCGGTGGTCGAATTGATGGGGCACGTCATGGGATTCACCCTTGAAGCTGCGGGCGAGCCTTCGGTCTATTGGGCTGGCGATACCGTTCTCTATCCGCCGGTCACTGATGTGATCGCCGCGAGCACGCCGGATGTCATCGTCACCCATTCCTGCGGCGCGCGCTGGGATGGAGACCTGATCGTGATGGACGCTGCCGAAACGGTTGCCGTATGCGAAGCCGCACCGGATGCCATCGTCATTGCCACCCATATGGAAGCGCTTGATCATGCGACGATCAGCCGGGAGGATCTGCGCCACGTAGCGGATGAGAAGGGCATTGCGGCTTCGCGGCTGCTGATTCCGGCGGATGGCGAGACGGTGGCCGTTGGGCGGCCTTGA
- a CDS encoding SDR family oxidoreductase, with amino-acid sequence MRTAKTYAVIGGTSGMGLGLAQRLVERGDRVLIGGRNSERLEAAARLLGPLATARSVDIEDRASLASFFAGEEELAGLFTPGTTYRTASFREADAETAESPFRAKFWGQYWAVHTALPHFAKDAAIVLMSGAASVRPIGNPAYSACNAAIEGLARALSVELKPIRVNCLSPGPIDSNLWRNRDASIREPVFESWRTIALTGEVGTVEDAADAALFLLDNGNMNGSTLYSDGGYTLR; translated from the coding sequence ATGAGAACAGCAAAAACATATGCCGTCATCGGCGGTACCTCGGGAATGGGCCTCGGCCTTGCGCAACGGCTTGTCGAGCGGGGCGACCGCGTCCTGATCGGTGGCAGAAACAGCGAAAGACTCGAGGCGGCAGCCCGGCTACTCGGTCCGCTGGCGACAGCCCGATCGGTCGATATCGAGGACCGGGCGTCGCTTGCAAGTTTTTTTGCCGGAGAGGAAGAGCTGGCGGGATTATTCACGCCCGGCACCACCTATCGCACCGCCTCGTTCCGCGAGGCCGATGCGGAGACGGCCGAAAGCCCCTTCCGGGCAAAGTTCTGGGGCCAATATTGGGCCGTGCACACGGCGCTGCCTCACTTTGCCAAGGACGCAGCCATCGTGCTGATGTCGGGTGCCGCCTCGGTTCGCCCGATCGGTAATCCCGCCTATTCCGCCTGCAATGCCGCAATCGAAGGGCTTGCCCGGGCGCTGTCCGTCGAACTGAAGCCAATCCGGGTCAACTGCCTGTCCCCCGGCCCGATCGACAGCAACCTCTGGCGCAACCGCGACGCTTCCATCCGCGAACCGGTGTTCGAAAGCTGGCGGACGATCGCCCTCACCGGCGAGGTCGGGACCGTCGAAGACGCTGCGGATGCGGCCCTTTTCCTGCTCGACAACGGCAATATGAACGGATCAACGCTCTATAGCGACGGTGGCTACACGCTGCGCTAG